The DNA window ACCTCACCCTGCCCGAAGATTTCGAGTCGCTCGACTGGGACAACCTCGACTTCCTCGGCTGGCGCGACCGCAAACTCCCGCGCCGGGGCTATGTGATCGTGCAGCGCGACAACGGACCGGTCGGCATCCTGCTGCAGCGGGCAGAGGCCAAACCGCGGGCGCGGGCGCAGTGCTCGTGGTGCCAGGACATCACCCTCGAGGACGACGTCGTGTTTTACGCCGCACGTCGCGCGGGTAAGGCCGGACGCAACGGCAACACGATAGGCACACTCGTCTGCGCCGACTTCGGGTGCTCCCGCAACGCGCGCAAGCTGCCGTCCGTCGCCTACCTGGGTTTCGACGTCGAGGCGGCACGCGACAAACAGATCAACACCCTGCGCGAGCGGGTGCAGGGTTTCGTCGCCGAGGTCGGTGCGGACGAGTAACCCTCTCGCGCTGCTCGTGCAGGTGGGAAGCATATTATGGCGAGGACAGTCATTGAGAGGGCGCCGCATGATCGAGATTCTGAATCCCACCGAACTGACCAGGGCGAGGGTCACGGGCACCCTGGTCGCTGACATCCTGTACGGGCTGAAAGACCGGGTAACGGTCGGGACGAATCTTCTGGACATCGACCGCTGGGCCCAGAAGATGATCATCGATGCCGGAGCAGAATCCTGCTACGTCGACTACGCCCCATCCTTTGGACGCGGCCCGTTCGGCCACTACATCTGCACCGCCGTCAACGACGCCGTGCTGCACGGTCTCCCCCACGATTACCGGCTCGCCGACGGTGACCTGCTGACGCTCGACCTCGCCGTCCTGAAGGATGGCGTCGCTGCGGATTCCGCCATCAGCTTTATCGTGGGCGACTCGAAGCCCGCTGAGAGCGTCGCGTTGATCACCGCGACCGAACGGGC is part of the Mycetocola zhujimingii genome and encodes:
- a CDS encoding FBP domain-containing protein, coding for MLPLTHKDITTSFINASRSQVSDLTLPEDFESLDWDNLDFLGWRDRKLPRRGYVIVQRDNGPVGILLQRAEAKPRARAQCSWCQDITLEDDVVFYAARRAGKAGRNGNTIGTLVCADFGCSRNARKLPSVAYLGFDVEAARDKQINTLRERVQGFVAEVGADE
- the map gene encoding type I methionyl aminopeptidase codes for the protein MIEILNPTELTRARVTGTLVADILYGLKDRVTVGTNLLDIDRWAQKMIIDAGAESCYVDYAPSFGRGPFGHYICTAVNDAVLHGLPHDYRLADGDLLTLDLAVLKDGVAADSAISFIVGDSKPAESVALITATERALVAGIAAAGPGARIGDISAAIGAVLTEAGYPVNTEFGGHGIGSTMHQDPHVPNMGRAGRGYTLRPGLLLALEPWVMADTDKLVTDADGWTLKSATGCRTAHSEHTIAITDDGAEILTLPTVRR